Below is a window of Stygiolobus azoricus DNA.
ATCGATGCTTTAAAGGAGTCTTATAGGGGAACCAACTTAAAAGAGGACTGGGAAAAGTTAACCCCTAAGTGGAAGGAGGTTATACACTATTACTTAGACTCCTCTCTCGGTCTTTTGCCCGGGGAAAGTGAGAAAGCTTTAGAGAATTTATCAGATTATTCTTCTGGCTACGACATAGAGCTTTCAAGTCCTCAATATCCAGAGTTTGTGGATTTGTTAGATCTAAGTTTAAGGAATCTACTGAACGGGAAAAACGTTTATATCTTGGGTAATTTAAGGTCGGGTAAGTCAACGTTCGCATCTCTACTAACAAAAAGGTTAGAGGAACTCGGGTTCAAGGCTAAGGTAGTGGATTATCATGGTATTTCCCAAGGTTACAAGTACATTGGGAAGCTAGCAGAAGAATTAAACGATAAAGAACCGTTGATCGGAGTTTTAACCTATGATCTATACCGTGTAATTCGCCCTAAAAAGGGTTTAATAATAAAGCCTGGCAGTAGAGTGATATTCTCTCTTACTGAAAGAAAAGATCTAGCAGTAAAGATAGATAAGGGAGTATACGATGTTCCTCTTAGTTTCCTATTAACTTCTGAGAACTTAGACTTTGGCGATTACTTTTTCGATTATATGTTTAACGTGATATTTGATGCTGACCCTAACAAAGTCTTGTGGTATTTACCACTACTGAAACTTGCTAAAGACTATGGTCTGCCGATACCTAGGATGTTAGGTAAAATTTCGTTAGAGATTAGTGGAAGGAAACTTGATAATGAAAAAGATCTAGTATTGAAGTGGTTTTCTGTAATAAACAGAGATATAAAGATAAAGATCTCAGAAGAATATGGAACAGATCTAATAGACGTGATAGATGTAAATAAAATAAAAAAAGCCCTCGAAGAAGAAATAACTAAAAGATTAACACCTAAAAACTCTCTGTCTCTGATTGAGTTATATTATTACTCTCTTATGGATTTTGACTTTCTACAAGTACCGAATACTGGAGAACTTAGTGACTATCTCATCTCAGGGAAAAAAGTAAATAGGCTGATCAAGGAAATTCTTGGAGAATTACTACCTACTTTAATAGAAAATTCTTCACAAAAAATAGAAGAAATCTGTATGTCCCTTAGAACTAGAATCTCAACTTTCAAGAGTACCTTACAAATAGAAAAGGAGAAAATAAATAAGATCATAGAAGATACATTGCTAGCTCCTTATAAGCTCGTCTCTGAAATAAAGCTGGTTTTGAGTAGTGAACAATCACCACCGGATTGTGTTGAGACTGCACTACAAATAACGGTTTCAGCGGTAAAAGGCGGTAGAACCGAGTGGGTTAAGAGTGTAATACCCGACCTAATAAAAAGGGCAAAAGAGAACACGCTTTTTGCAAGACTTTTCTCTATCATAGCATACTACTACCTTATGAATGAAGAAGATGAAAGACTGGAAGAAGAAATAGAAAGGTTACAAGATGCATATTCAATATTTCCTAAATCTTTAATTAAATATAAGAGAGGAGAACTAGCACATTTGGAAGTTCAAGATCCCTTGTGGGCCACGATCTTATTTGGAAGTCTAGCGGATTACGCCTTGTCAAGCAAGGATCTAATAAAGTTTGCTTTTCTATATGAAAAATTTAGGCGGTCAATTGCAAAGGTGAAAGAGATATCGCTGAATAAGGATGAAGCTTTACTTCTCTCGGACTTTTTAATGGCTATACCAACAACTAACTCATCGTTAATCTACAAAGAGCTTACTTTATTGAAGAAGAGATTAGATGCAGGAATTGGATATACATTACTACTTACACATCCTAGTACTGAGTCTGTGAGGACTACGATCGAACTAGCGGAAAAACTGAGTAACGACTGGTTTTCTGAAGTCTGGAAAAGAGTAAAGGAAGGTGATTATACGGATGAGGACTGTATGGATATGATTAAAATGTACCAGCTTAAGTTAATGAAAAGTCTGGCTAATGGAGAGAAGTACGAGTATAAGACTATATTACAAGATGTTATGGATTTAAAGAATATGTGTAATCAAGTAAAAAGCACGGATATAAAGGGTGCAATAGATATGATTACCAATCTTTCTGGTGTTATACTTAACAACCGTCAGGAGGAGTTAATCATTTCTGGGACTTCCTTAGATCTCGCGATATATATTGGTAGTCTAATACTTTTAGGCCGTAAGGATAAACAATATTTCTTTAGCATTATAGCAAAGCAAATAGAAGAAAGACATCCTCCAGACTCACTGGAAGTTCTTCTGGTGCAACTAATCGATGCCTTAATTAATGAAGATAAAAAGCGGCTGGAACAGAAAATAGAGAAAATGAAGGATAACTACTACTCTGCCATGTTGGAAGTCCTTGTTAAAGTATTAACAGACAAGAGAAGGGCTGTACTGGGGCTGATCCCGTATATAGGTATGTGGCACATTACGGGTAATAGGCCAAGAGGCTTACTCTATTAATTTACTTTTTTCTCGATGCAAGTAAAACTATAGCTGTCGTGGTAATCACTACTATAATTATTTCGACAGGATACATAGACGGTATTGAAAGTTGATTAGAAGATTTCGCAGATTTGGTGGGTATACTAGTTGATGTATTGGGCGTCGTACTTTCTACGTTCGTCTGAGAATAAGTTGTCGAAGACGTCGTGGAAGAAGTGGTTGTGGGAATAGTAGTAGTTATATTTGATGGAATTACAGTAGTAGTACTGGTGATTGAAGTAGTTGTTTCCTTATATACTAAGACGTGGATTATAATACTCTCGTTAATAGATCCTAGAAAATTTTGAGCCTCCACTGTAATATAAACAGTTTCATTCTTCGTATAGTTAAGGTAATAAATGTTATCCGTAGTAGAGCCCAAAAGCGTACCGTTTACGTAAACTAAATACGTTGAGGGAACGCTTTCCGACCAATATAATGTCACTATAGTGTACCCGTTATAATACTCTTGGTTTGAATGAATTGAGAAAGGCTGAGGTATTCCCCCAACATATACCAAGGACGGGCTAGAGGTTAACTGGTAAGTAGGTGGGAATAACGAGGCCAAGTAACCTTCGACTTTTACCGTGAATAGGTATATAGTGGTGTTTCCTTCTAATGCTTCACCTATGCTGAGAGAAATACTGGGGGCTGTTGTGGAACCACTGTTGAAATAGACTGTGGACCAGTCGGATAGTTTAAAAACATAGTTATAATAAGTATACTGAGTCTGACTATTTCTATACACTGAGCTAACTGAGACCAGACCTTTATAATAACTTATTACTGTTACAGTACCGGGTACTTGCTTTACGTTATAAATACTGTCGTTTAATACGTTATACTCAGCTATGTAAGAATAACTGTTAGAAGAGAAGGCAATTAGGAGTGTGTGGTTGTTAACTCTTTGGAAGGATGTTGGCTCTATATCTTTGTAATTTGGCTCTATATCTTTGTATTTAGGAACGTGAGTTAAAGTCTTAGAAGATAAGTTATATATAAAGAGTTGTTCAGGAGGTAATGATGCTGAGGATATCGAACCACTACTTAGTTGCAGGATGGATAGCTTACTAGTTGAATTAGCAATAACTATTATGTCACTTGAGAGAACGCATATTGAGATTATGTTATTCACAGGGACAGTGTTATTGTAAATTATTTGGTGCGAGGGTGAAATCACGATCAAGTAAGGCGTTGAGGAGGAGATGTTGGGGTACCATATAACGTACAAATACCCTTTGTACATCGAGAAAGCTTCGGTGAAACCGTAACCTATGAACAGATCGAGATTTCCCCAAATCCCATTGTTGTAATCCACTGAGGCTAAATACGCGCATTTAATATCTGGTGACGATGGGCTAATTGAGGTTATATTAGGAGCGAAAATAAAGTACACGGTGTCGTTTAAGACATAGGGTTTAGATACAACCATTCCTTTAGGAGGGGAATATGAAGGGATACCGTAACCACTCAGGTTGGTTGAGATGGAGTTAATAGAATACGAACCTGATAAACTAGCACTTCCGCTTACGTCTACAACTAAGTAAAATATACTATTTCCGCTAACGCTTTGTTGAGACGCGTCTATATAATTGGCTGTAAATGTAGCTGATATCTGGGCTTCTGACTTAATACTCATAGATATTAAGAGCAGTATCAGCAAAACGACAGTAGAAAACACTATTCTATTATTACATAAGTGTGTTCCCATCGGATCCTATAAACCGTTTTTATTTAAAAAAGGTTTATTGAATAATCTGGCTGAAATATTTTTAAGATTAGTAATATCGAGAGTTTAGGATGTTGAAGATAATTTACTTATATTCCGTAATTATATGAAAAATATATAATAAAAAACCTGGTACTAAACCTATTGTCTCTTAATATAATACCTCTCAATGCGATATTATCGAACCTAAAAATAATAAATATTTTATCTTAGTTACAAAGTTAATATCGTAATATCTTTTTATTGTTCAAATATGTATGTAAAGAAGTAAATTTTAGGTAAAAATGTCAATTCATATGTAAAAGTCTTTTTGCATAATCTTTTAATTCAAAAATTAAATTAACTAATCATGATAACTTCAGCAAGTATAAGTGGAATACTCAACAGAAGGTTCGTCAATGAAGACGTGGCAAACCTTATAAATGCCGGGCTTGTAGATAAAGACTTAGTTAACTTGCTTTTGAACTTTCTAGCAACAAAAACACGATTTCAGGATCTATTGATCTTTAATAATATAAAAGGGAAATAATGTTTCATTACTGAATCGAGGTAAAATCAGCTTCCTTTCCGTATCTTTCAAACCTCCGATAAGCGACGAGATTATAGTAGAAATTTATAATGAATTTAAAGATAAATACTTAAAGTTATTTGAGAAGGAAATAATTGGCTATGAGTTCTCTTTTAAAGCAGTTGAGGAGGGAAAAATAAAGCTTCTGGAGCCCTCCCCAAGAAGTTAAAACTGACATATTAAGCTCTCCTAAATTAATGGGAGTCAGACTGATTGACAGTAAATCTGATATCTCTAGTGAGAGCACAAATTATAAGGAAATTGTTATCGAACCTTTAATAGGAGAAAACAAGGTATTGATTAGTTTAACTTATAGAGATAAAACGATTGACGAGAACACTATTAGATGGTTAGTTATAAGCTCGATGGAGTTAACGAAAAAACTTACAGCTTAACTAACAAATGTTTTTAACTCAGATTATACAGAAATTACCTTCTATACTCTATCATTTATTATTCTTTTAAAGGTCCTGATAACCTTATAAAGTTGACTATAATTCTATATCGAAGACTACTTTTGAATACTTTGTCCTCATCTAGCAGATGAGGGTATATAAAACTCTACGAGATTATCAGTTCTAATAATGTCCATGTAATCCTATAATCTCCAATGCAAGTAATGCTTTTTTCTAGAAAAACCTTCCCTTAGTCAAGGCTATTAATGCATCTAAGAACAAACCGTAATTTAAGGCTTTTATATTATAAATAGAGATTGCCTCAGAAACTGTAGCGTAATTGATAGGATTCAATATGTAAAAATAGTCAGAGATATAGCTCCTTTTTTAAATTCTCTAACTGGACCTACTATTATAAAGATATATTATTCTACCCAGAAAACGTTGTGTTTAATTGAAGATTATATTTGAAGGTAAATAATATTCTGATAAAGCTTCCTACTTGAAACTTATTTAAACTCAAAGGTCATAAATCTTAAAAATCTAAAGAACTTTATCAAAAATATTTATAGACTATTAAGAGAGTTTCACGATAGGTTATGCTCGATATAATACCGTATTTTATAGTATTGGTATTGTTTGGCAGGCAACGAAATGTGGAATAATCGTGGAGTTTGTTAATCCTAAAATACCCTTCAGTCTCATGTCCAAAACGCGGTAGAAAGATGGAGGATGTTGGTTATAGGTACTTTCATTGTCCATCGTGTTGTAATGAGAATGTTCGTGACGTAATTACTGTTATTAATCTGAAGGGGTCTCTGACCCTCTTGACTGCCCTTCAGATGAGAGATGTTAGAATTAATCGATGAGGGGAAAACCCTCGCTGGTGGGGGAAAGTCAGAACTAAATCTAATCTAAGTTTATAATAAATATTTTCTTCTATGTAAATCATCTATTGCTTACAGCTTTATATTTTATTATATAGGTTATGTGGTGTATATAGATAGTAGGATATTAAAATTAAAAATTAGGTGATACTAAGTATGAGGTTATTTTGGTACTTTGATGAACAATCTAATTATTCTTATCATGCCCACGCTATAAAGAACTTAATAACTGATGTTGAAGGTCTTCAAAACGTGATTGTAGCGGAATCATATAGTTTTGGTAAAATGCTAATAATAGACCAACTGATACAATCAGCGGAATATGATGAATACATTTACCATGAATCTTTAATTCATCCAGCAATGATATCTTCAGATAATCCTGAGAGAGTACTAATAATGGGGGCTGGGGAAGGTGCCACAATTAGAGAAGTTCTGAAATATAACGTGAAAGAAGTTGTAGCTGTTGATGTGGATAGAAAGGCTGTCGAGATTGCTGAAAAGTATTTAGAGACATGGCATAAGGGCTCATTTAGGGATCCAAGAGTTAGGTTGGTCTTTCAAGATGGTTTCGATTTTGTCAGACAATATAAGGGAGAGCCTTTTGATGTAGTAGTATTAGACCTTACAGATCCTACTGAAACTTCTCGTTCCAAGAACTTATACACTATAGAGTTTTATAAAGAGGTGAAAAAGTTAGTAAAGGACGTTATGGTAACTCAGGGTACTTCTCCGTATCAATCCCCTCATTCGTTTTCAAGGCTTGTAAAGACTTTGAGGGAAATATATAACTACGTGTCTGTGGGTTTATCTTTTGTCCCTTCCTTTGATACTGTGTGGGCTTTTATCTTCTGTTCAGACAAGGTCAATGTCAGTAAGTTAAACGTAAAGAGCAGACTTAACAGAGTAAAGGGTGAATTGAGGTATTACGACGAAATAACTCACAAGAACATGTTTCATTTACCTAAGGACGTTAGAAAACTCATAGATAGTGAAAAAACTATAGCGACTTTATCAAATCCTATTAACATTATGGAAGAGTGACTTATTTTTTCTTTATTTCGTCACAACTGGAATGCCCTAATTCTTTACATAATATCAGGTCATCTTCCGTAGCGTCTAGTAATTCTATAATAAATTTCTGTACCCTTTCTTTCTTTATTATTTTGTAGTTCAGAGAAGAAAACATTTTGACAGCTGCTATATTCCAACTCCTCGTAGAAGCTACAACTAGTGAAAGCCCTTTAGCCTTGAAATATTCCTCAGCTTTTCTTACCAGGTCTTTTCCGATTCCTTTGCCTCTATATTCCGGCAGAACTCCCAAATAAAATATAGCACCTATGTTCTTTCTTCTCTTTAATTCTGCAAACCCTACTTCTTTTCCATTTACTTTAGCAATGAGGACTTTAGAGCAATTTACGTTCTTTAATGCATAGTATTTATCGAAAGTAGAAAGAGACTTACTTATTAATTCCTCTATATCCATATTCCCGAAGCCTTATCTTCAGTTGATAATGTGTGATAATCAGCTAATAAGAATTACCTTTGTAATCTATTCATAAGGCTCAATTATAAGGTCTAACAAAGAAGACACTTTCAAAAATTTTTATATTCGTTCGGCTATGAACTAATCTTATGCGTCAAAATCTCGTTCTTACAATTATAGTTCTAGGTACATTAATGGCTTCTGTAGATAGTACTATAGTTCTTTTAGCCTTGCCTACTATTACGGTCGACTTAAAAACGAACCTTTACACTTCTATATGGGTC
It encodes the following:
- a CDS encoding GNAT family N-acetyltransferase translates to MDIEELISKSLSTFDKYYALKNVNCSKVLIAKVNGKEVGFAELKRRKNIGAIFYLGVLPEYRGKGIGKDLVRKAEEYFKAKGLSLVVASTRSWNIAAVKMFSSLNYKIIKKERVQKFIIELLDATEDDLILCKELGHSSCDEIKKK
- a CDS encoding spermidine synthase; the protein is MRLFWYFDEQSNYSYHAHAIKNLITDVEGLQNVIVAESYSFGKMLIIDQLIQSAEYDEYIYHESLIHPAMISSDNPERVLIMGAGEGATIREVLKYNVKEVVAVDVDRKAVEIAEKYLETWHKGSFRDPRVRLVFQDGFDFVRQYKGEPFDVVVLDLTDPTETSRSKNLYTIEFYKEVKKLVKDVMVTQGTSPYQSPHSFSRLVKTLREIYNYVSVGLSFVPSFDTVWAFIFCSDKVNVSKLNVKSRLNRVKGELRYYDEITHKNMFHLPKDVRKLIDSEKTIATLSNPINIMEE